The following are from one region of the Anomaloglossus baeobatrachus isolate aAnoBae1 chromosome 1, aAnoBae1.hap1, whole genome shotgun sequence genome:
- the CXXC4 gene encoding CXXC-type zinc finger protein 4 isoform X1 yields MSNMNTNVCVENGQNPEAAVLPKDNLVEGALNSLMDYNSEMERYRSFATFYKTNGAFPQAAKIARITTPIFPSARIGMSPWNCDNAMLWGRKSAAINPNRTSMHRNDSQRLGKPGGAPESLQMANNNFLSTLSPEHCRPLAGECMNKLKCGAAEAEIMNLPERVGTFSAIPALGGISLPPGVIVMTALHSPAAASAAVTDSAFQIANLADCPQNNSSGAGGNPAKKKRKRCGVCVPCKRLINCGVCSSCRNRKTGHQICKFRKCEELKKKPGTSLEVRGDDSFFPCLPSSLLPPIPPPLQCFLSGFKTHYPFSDTSCGL; encoded by the coding sequence ATGTCCAATATGAACACTAATGTTTGTGTGGAGAATGGACAGAACCCTGAGGCTGCCGTGCTCCCCAAGGATAACCTGGTGGAGGGGGCTTTGAACAGCCTCATGGATTACAATTCGGAAATGGAGAGGTATAGGTCCTTTGCTACCTTTTACAAAACCAATGGTGCGTTCCCTCAGGCTGCTAAGATTGCCAGGATCACCACTCCTATCTTCCCCAGTGCCCGGATTGGCATGTCTCCTTGGAACTGTGATAATGCAATGCTTTGGGGAAGGAAATCAGCAGCTATCAACCCTAATAGGACCAGCATGCACAGAAACGACTCCCAAAGGCTGGGGAAGCCTGGCGGAGCGCCAGAGTCGTTGCAAATGGCAAATAATAATTTCCTTTCCACCTTATCCCCTGAACACTGCAGACCTTTGGCAGGGGAATGCATGAACAAGCTCAAATGCGGCGCCGCTGAAGCAGAGATAATGAATCTCCCTGAACGCGTTGGAACTTTTTCCGCTATTCCGGCTCTAGGGGGCATCTCATTACCTCCAGGGGTCATCGTCATGACAGCCCTTCACTCCCCCGCAGCAGCCTCGGCAGCCGTCACAGACAGTGCGTTTCAAATTGCCAATCTGGCAGACTGCCCGCAGAATAATTCTTCGGGAGCCGGCGGGAACCCTGCcaagaagaagaggaaaaggtGTGGGGTCTGTGTGCCCTGCAAGAGGCTCATCAACTGTGGAGTCTGCAGCAGTTGCAGGAACCGCAAAACAGGACACCAGATCTGCAAATTTAGGAAATGTGAAGAGCTTAAGAAAAAACCTGGCACTTCACTAGAGGTCAGAGGAGATGATTCTTTCTTTCCCTGCCTTCCCAGCTCCCTGCTTCCCCCTATCCCTCCACCCCTCCAGTGCTTCTTGTCTGGCTTCAAGACGCACTATCCCTTTTCTGATACCTCCTGCGGGTTGTGA
- the CXXC4 gene encoding CXXC-type zinc finger protein 4 isoform X3, with protein MSNMNTNVCVENGQNPEAAVLPKDNLVEGALNSLMDYNSEMERYRSFATFYKTNGAFPQAAKIARITTPIFPSARIGMSPWNCDNAMLWGRKSAAINPNRTSMHRNDSQRLGKPGGAPESLQMANNNFLSTLSPEHCRPLAGECMNKLKCGAAEAEIMNLPERVGTFSAIPALGGISLPPGVIVMTALHSPAAASAAVTDSAFQIANLADCPQNNSSGAGGNPAKKKRKRCGVCVPCKRLINCGVCSSCRNRKTGHQICKFRKCEELKKKPGTSLENNRHLL; from the coding sequence ATGTCCAATATGAACACTAATGTTTGTGTGGAGAATGGACAGAACCCTGAGGCTGCCGTGCTCCCCAAGGATAACCTGGTGGAGGGGGCTTTGAACAGCCTCATGGATTACAATTCGGAAATGGAGAGGTATAGGTCCTTTGCTACCTTTTACAAAACCAATGGTGCGTTCCCTCAGGCTGCTAAGATTGCCAGGATCACCACTCCTATCTTCCCCAGTGCCCGGATTGGCATGTCTCCTTGGAACTGTGATAATGCAATGCTTTGGGGAAGGAAATCAGCAGCTATCAACCCTAATAGGACCAGCATGCACAGAAACGACTCCCAAAGGCTGGGGAAGCCTGGCGGAGCGCCAGAGTCGTTGCAAATGGCAAATAATAATTTCCTTTCCACCTTATCCCCTGAACACTGCAGACCTTTGGCAGGGGAATGCATGAACAAGCTCAAATGCGGCGCCGCTGAAGCAGAGATAATGAATCTCCCTGAACGCGTTGGAACTTTTTCCGCTATTCCGGCTCTAGGGGGCATCTCATTACCTCCAGGGGTCATCGTCATGACAGCCCTTCACTCCCCCGCAGCAGCCTCGGCAGCCGTCACAGACAGTGCGTTTCAAATTGCCAATCTGGCAGACTGCCCGCAGAATAATTCTTCGGGAGCCGGCGGGAACCCTGCcaagaagaagaggaaaaggtGTGGGGTCTGTGTGCCCTGCAAGAGGCTCATCAACTGTGGAGTCTGCAGCAGTTGCAGGAACCGCAAAACAGGACACCAGATCTGCAAATTTAGGAAATGTGAAGAGCTTAAGAAAAAACCTGGCACTTCACTAGAG
- the CXXC4 gene encoding CXXC-type zinc finger protein 4 isoform X2, producing the protein MSNMNTNVCVENGQNPEAAVLPKDNLVEGALNSLMDYNSEMERYRSFATFYKTNGAFPQAAKIARITTPIFPSARIGMSPWNCDNAMLWGRKSAAINPNRTSMHRNDSQRLGKPGGAPESLQMANNNFLSTLSPEHCRPLAGECMNKLKCGAAEAEIMNLPERVGTFSAIPALGGISLPPGVIVMTALHSPAAASAAVTDSAFQIANLADCPQNNSSGAGGNPAKKKRKRCGVCVPCKRLINCGVCSSCRNRKTGHQICKFRKCEELKKKPGTSLERTPVPSAEAFRWFF; encoded by the coding sequence ATGTCCAATATGAACACTAATGTTTGTGTGGAGAATGGACAGAACCCTGAGGCTGCCGTGCTCCCCAAGGATAACCTGGTGGAGGGGGCTTTGAACAGCCTCATGGATTACAATTCGGAAATGGAGAGGTATAGGTCCTTTGCTACCTTTTACAAAACCAATGGTGCGTTCCCTCAGGCTGCTAAGATTGCCAGGATCACCACTCCTATCTTCCCCAGTGCCCGGATTGGCATGTCTCCTTGGAACTGTGATAATGCAATGCTTTGGGGAAGGAAATCAGCAGCTATCAACCCTAATAGGACCAGCATGCACAGAAACGACTCCCAAAGGCTGGGGAAGCCTGGCGGAGCGCCAGAGTCGTTGCAAATGGCAAATAATAATTTCCTTTCCACCTTATCCCCTGAACACTGCAGACCTTTGGCAGGGGAATGCATGAACAAGCTCAAATGCGGCGCCGCTGAAGCAGAGATAATGAATCTCCCTGAACGCGTTGGAACTTTTTCCGCTATTCCGGCTCTAGGGGGCATCTCATTACCTCCAGGGGTCATCGTCATGACAGCCCTTCACTCCCCCGCAGCAGCCTCGGCAGCCGTCACAGACAGTGCGTTTCAAATTGCCAATCTGGCAGACTGCCCGCAGAATAATTCTTCGGGAGCCGGCGGGAACCCTGCcaagaagaagaggaaaaggtGTGGGGTCTGTGTGCCCTGCAAGAGGCTCATCAACTGTGGAGTCTGCAGCAGTTGCAGGAACCGCAAAACAGGACACCAGATCTGCAAATTTAGGAAATGTGAAGAGCTTAAGAAAAAACCTGGCACTTCACTAGAG